In the genome of Vicia villosa cultivar HV-30 ecotype Madison, WI linkage group LG7, Vvil1.0, whole genome shotgun sequence, one region contains:
- the LOC131620371 gene encoding malate dehydrogenase, mitochondrial-like produces MRPSIFRSIHSAVSRSRSQLLRRGYATEPVPERKVAILGAAGGIGQPLSLLMKLNPLVSTLSLYDIAGTPGVAADVSHINSRSEVSGYAGEEELGKALEGADVVIIPAGVPRKPGMTRDDLFNINAGIVKSLATAIAKYCPHALVNMISNPVNSTVPIAAEVFKKAGTYDEKRLFGVTTLDVVRAKTFYAGKARVPVADVNVPVIGGHAGVTILPLFSQATPSANLDADVIEALTRRTQDGGTEVVTAKAGKGSATLSMAYAGAIFADACLKGLNGVPDVVECSYVQSNIISELPFFASKVRIGKNGVEEILGLGSLSDFEQEGLEKLKSELKSSIEKGIKFASQ; encoded by the exons ATGAGGCCATCCATCTTCAGATCCATCCACTCCGCCGTCTCCCGCAGCCGCTCTCAGCTACTCCGCCGTGGCTATGCTACCGAACCGGTCCCAGAACGCAAGGTGGCCATCCTCGGCGCTGCCGGCGGGATCGGTCAGCCCCTCTCTCTTCTGATGAAGCTCAACCCTCTTGTTTCGACCCTATCTCTTTACGATATCGCTGGAACCCCTGGTGTTGCCGCCGATGTTAGCCACATCAACTCCAGATCTGAG GTTTCTGGGTATGCTGGGGAGGAAGAGCTTGGTAAAGCTTTGGAGGGTGCTGATGTTGTTATAATTCCTGCTGGTGTGCCAAGAAAGCCTGGAATGACTCGTGATGATCTTTTCAACATTAATGCTGGCATTGTCAAGTCACTTGCCACTGCTATTGCTAAGTACTGCCCCCAT GCCCTTGTTAACATGATAAGCAACCCTGTGAACTCCACAGTTCCCATTGCTGCTGAGGTTTTCAAGAAGGCAGGGACATATGACGAAAAGAGATTGTTTGGAGTTACAACCCTTGACGTGGTTAGGGCAAAAACTTTCTATGCTGGGAAAGCTAGAGTTCCAGTTGCCG ATGTAAATGTACCTGTTATAGGAGGCCATGCAGGAGTTACTATTCTCCCACTATTTTCTCAG GCAACACCTTCTGCCAATCTGGATGCTGATGTCATTGAGGCACTTACAAGGAGGACACAAGATGGAGGAACAGAAGTTGTGACTGCCAAGGCTGGAAAGGGTTCTGCAACTTTGTCAATGGC TTATGCTGGAGCCATATTTGCTGATGCTTGCCTCAAAGGTCTTAACGGAGTTCCAGATGTTGTTGAGTGCTCATATGTGCAATCCAATATCATCAGTGAACTTCCTTTCTTTGCTTCCAAG GTGAGGATTGGGAAGAATGGTGTTGAGGAAATTCTGGGCTTAGGTTCTCTCTCAGATTTCGAGCAAGAAGGTCTCGAAAAACTCAAGTCTGAACTCAAATCATCTATTGAAAAGGGAATCAAATTTGCCTCCCAGTAA